One stretch of Dissulfurimicrobium hydrothermale DNA includes these proteins:
- the tolQ gene encoding protein TolQ produces MPLNGNDNILSLILEAGPVVQMVLLLLIFFSILSWTIIIVKSKRFRQARRLNEEFEELFWDTQNLVQLYSHAKRMDEAPMAGVFLAGYNELRRLQESVKDKNMAPGPRVWIESLERSLNKGIQEEIAMLENGIPFLATIGNSAPFIGLFGTVWGIMRSFHNIGLHGSASLATVAPGISEALIATAVGLSAAIPAVIAFNTFMSSLARIEGVLQGFSSDFINMVERKLLPGKNGREGN; encoded by the coding sequence ATGCCACTTAACGGAAACGACAATATATTATCTTTGATATTGGAGGCAGGGCCAGTGGTGCAGATGGTCCTGCTGCTGCTCATCTTCTTCTCAATCCTGAGCTGGACCATCATAATCGTGAAATCAAAGAGATTCCGGCAGGCAAGACGACTTAACGAGGAATTTGAAGAGCTCTTCTGGGACACACAGAACCTTGTACAACTTTACAGTCATGCAAAAAGGATGGATGAGGCCCCTATGGCCGGGGTGTTCCTTGCCGGATATAATGAACTGCGCCGCCTGCAGGAGAGTGTCAAGGACAAGAACATGGCACCCGGCCCAAGGGTATGGATAGAATCACTCGAAAGGAGCCTGAACAAGGGTATCCAGGAAGAGATTGCAATGCTTGAAAACGGCATCCCGTTCTTGGCGACGATCGGCAACTCAGCCCCGTTTATAGGGCTCTTCGGCACTGTTTGGGGCATCATGCGGAGCTTTCACAACATAGGACTCCATGGTTCGGCAAGCCTCGCTACTGTGGCGCCAGGCATATCAGAGGCGCTGATCGCCACTGCGGTCGGACTTTCAGCTGCGATCCCAGCCGTAATTGCATTCAATACCTTTATGAGCTCACTTGCCAGGATAGAGGGGGTTCTTCAGGGCTTCTCGAGTGACTTTATAAATATGGTCGAAAGAAAACTGCTGCCCGGGAAAAACGGCAGGGAGGGCAATTAA
- the mqnB gene encoding futalosine hydrolase, producing the protein MDLKKTLLITPTRLELYALSSVVEFSKVVERNRLPHIVSGIGPGATAMTLTMIMERQRPEIVILVGIGGCYKDTGVGLEDVCLAESEIYGDLGRCTPKGVEPIEIGNERIPMMFPLKDRWTRFLKPDFFKILDGIGIKAIPMVTVSCASADFERAARLKHRFKAAVENMEGAAAAQVCSLYYAPLIELRGISNYAGDPDKARWTTEGALKKTATVLVSILNYLKILSPGD; encoded by the coding sequence ATGGACCTGAAAAAGACCTTACTCATCACACCGACAAGACTCGAACTCTATGCCCTTTCCAGCGTCGTTGAATTCTCAAAAGTCGTGGAAAGAAACCGCCTCCCCCATATCGTGTCAGGCATAGGCCCAGGGGCGACCGCCATGACCCTCACAATGATAATGGAGAGGCAAAGGCCTGAGATCGTGATCCTGGTCGGGATCGGGGGCTGCTACAAAGACACCGGGGTCGGGTTGGAAGATGTGTGCCTTGCAGAGTCAGAGATTTACGGAGACCTCGGCCGGTGTACTCCAAAGGGGGTCGAACCCATCGAAATCGGCAATGAAAGGATCCCCATGATGTTCCCACTCAAAGACAGATGGACGCGCTTTTTAAAACCCGATTTTTTTAAAATCCTCGACGGCATTGGGATAAAAGCCATACCAATGGTAACTGTATCATGTGCAAGCGCCGACTTCGAGAGGGCTGCCAGACTGAAACACCGCTTCAAGGCAGCAGTGGAAAACATGGAAGGGGCTGCAGCGGCCCAGGTATGTAGCCTCTATTATGCGCCGCTCATTGAGCTCCGCGGCATAAGTAATTACGCCGGGGATCCTGATAAAGCTAGATGGACGACTGAAGGCGCACTCAAAAAAACCGCCACCGTACTCGTTTCTATACTAAACTACTTGAAAATTCTCTCGCCCGGTGATTGA
- a CDS encoding metal ABC transporter permease, whose protein sequence is MEILYIFSFDFMKRAFLAGTLVGASCAILGIFLVLRREAMIGHGLSHVTFGGVAIGLMFNLAPLPVALVFTLLAGLWINAIKDKSGLGGDTGIGIVSSLGMALGVMLASIAGDFNAELFSYLFGSILAISQVEVWMAGGLALVTLATLALFYNELVYATFDNQTAKTAGINVGVLDMLIAILTAVTVVTGMKVVGLLLVAALMIIPAAAGLTMAASFRQAVFMAVIFAVVSIFVGLILAFCLDWPASGSIVLLSGLILGIGLVFRQRYKWT, encoded by the coding sequence ATGGAAATCCTCTATATCTTCTCCTTTGATTTTATGAAAAGGGCCTTTCTGGCAGGCACGCTTGTAGGCGCAAGCTGTGCCATACTGGGGATATTTCTAGTACTTAGAAGAGAGGCCATGATAGGCCATGGGCTCTCCCATGTGACATTCGGCGGGGTGGCCATAGGGCTCATGTTCAATCTGGCACCCTTACCGGTCGCCCTTGTCTTTACACTCCTCGCAGGCCTCTGGATCAACGCCATCAAGGACAAATCAGGCCTTGGCGGGGATACCGGCATAGGGATAGTCAGCAGCCTTGGAATGGCGCTCGGGGTCATGCTGGCATCCATAGCAGGCGACTTTAATGCGGAGCTGTTTTCCTATCTCTTCGGGAGCATCCTTGCGATCAGCCAGGTCGAGGTCTGGATGGCGGGAGGACTTGCCCTGGTAACGCTTGCAACCCTCGCATTATTTTATAACGAGCTGGTATATGCCACATTCGACAACCAGACAGCAAAGACGGCTGGCATCAATGTAGGCGTACTCGACATGCTCATCGCCATCCTGACGGCTGTAACAGTGGTGACCGGCATGAAGGTTGTAGGGCTCCTCCTTGTAGCGGCCCTGATGATTATACCGGCGGCAGCAGGGCTTACCATGGCCGCAAGTTTCAGACAGGCTGTATTCATGGCCGTGATCTTTGCCGTTGTCTCCATATTCGTGGGCCTGATCCTGGCCTTTTGCCTCGACTGGCCCGCATCGGGTTCGATAGTCCTGTTGAGCGGCTTGATACTTGGCATAGGTCTTGTCTTCCGACAGAGATACAAATGGACCTGA
- a CDS encoding 1,4-dihydroxy-6-naphthoate synthase: MDTVNPSRTISLGLSSCPNDTGIFYALLHKKVQFSLEINYCISDIEELNKEVIKRNLDVSKISYGVLDRIADDYVLLRSGSALGRGCGPLILGREKDMTPKDLESARIAIPGVHTTAALLLRLYCPGATNLIPMNFAKIAQAVADGDADAGVIIHETRFVYHKYGLALIRDLGAWWEELTGLPIPLGGIAAKRRLGRNLLQTLNNALKFSVLYAMNSGLKGEILDFVRRHAQEMSPEVMVNHIKLYVNHYTVDVGEDGLKAVELLTKATHEKDIFRQEIGSLFIEL; this comes from the coding sequence ATGGACACAGTCAATCCGAGCAGGACAATCTCCCTCGGCCTTTCATCTTGCCCGAACGATACGGGCATATTTTACGCACTCCTCCACAAAAAGGTCCAGTTTTCGCTGGAAATAAACTACTGCATCTCCGACATCGAGGAACTGAATAAAGAAGTCATAAAGCGCAATCTGGATGTAAGCAAGATCTCATACGGCGTGCTAGACCGCATAGCTGATGACTATGTCCTCTTGAGATCGGGAAGCGCACTCGGAAGGGGTTGCGGCCCGCTTATCCTCGGAAGGGAAAAGGATATGACCCCAAAAGACCTCGAATCTGCAAGGATAGCCATACCTGGGGTCCACACTACCGCTGCCTTGCTGCTCAGACTCTATTGTCCCGGGGCGACAAATCTTATACCCATGAATTTTGCAAAGATCGCTCAGGCCGTAGCCGATGGGGACGCCGATGCAGGTGTAATCATACACGAAACGAGGTTTGTCTATCATAAATACGGCCTTGCGCTGATACGGGATCTTGGAGCATGGTGGGAGGAACTGACCGGGCTTCCAATCCCGCTTGGAGGTATAGCGGCAAAACGCCGTCTAGGTCGAAATCTATTGCAAACGCTGAATAATGCCTTAAAATTTAGTGTTTTGTATGCAATGAATAGTGGCCTCAAGGGTGAAATCCTTGACTTTGTCAGGCGTCATGCACAGGAGATGTCGCCGGAGGTTATGGTCAACCACATAAAATTGTATGTAAATCATTATACAGTAGATGTAGGCGAAGACGGCTTGAAAGCGGTAGAGCTCCTGACAAAAGCTACCCATGAAAAGGACATCTTCAGACAAGAAATCGGTTCGCTGTTCATAGAACTTTAA